A single Mangrovimonas sp. YM274 DNA region contains:
- a CDS encoding iron-containing alcohol dehydrogenase, translating to MSKLFIAGEVLHSAGSLEELKNIAGTKAVIVTGGSSMRKSGTLDRAISFLKDAGIVTEVFEGVEEDPSSATCMKGAEVMKTFQPDWIIGLGGCSAIDAAKMMWVFYEHPDADFDAMTKPFSVPTLRNKAKFIAIPSTSGTGTETTGLAVITDREKGVKYPIVSYELTPDIAIVDGEICATMPANVTSNTGLDALTHCVEAYVSNIEDNYADVLAKGGLEIVFNNLAEAVKNPTNIKARQNMHDASFMGGLAFNNAWLGIVHSLSHQVGALYGIPHGASNAIFLPNVIRYNAKVSQRFPDLAKVIGKETAEDLAQAIEGLRSEVDNQASIKEFGISQEDWDKNLDYIANNALLDPCTGFNPRKPTLDELKDIYNACYNGEVVNF from the coding sequence ATGAGTAAATTATTTATTGCAGGAGAAGTGCTTCACAGTGCGGGAAGTCTCGAAGAATTAAAAAATATAGCAGGAACCAAGGCGGTCATTGTTACGGGAGGAAGCTCCATGAGAAAGAGTGGTACTTTAGATAGGGCTATTTCTTTTCTTAAGGACGCTGGAATTGTAACTGAAGTGTTTGAAGGTGTAGAAGAAGATCCGTCATCAGCCACATGTATGAAGGGTGCTGAGGTAATGAAAACTTTCCAACCAGATTGGATTATTGGTTTAGGAGGATGTTCGGCCATTGATGCAGCCAAAATGATGTGGGTGTTTTATGAGCATCCAGACGCAGATTTTGATGCCATGACCAAACCGTTTTCAGTACCGACGCTAAGGAACAAAGCAAAATTTATCGCTATTCCTTCAACTAGTGGAACGGGGACTGAAACAACTGGTCTTGCGGTAATCACCGATCGTGAAAAAGGAGTGAAGTACCCTATTGTATCTTATGAGCTAACTCCTGATATAGCCATTGTTGATGGTGAAATTTGCGCAACCATGCCTGCCAATGTTACTTCAAATACAGGGTTGGATGCGCTTACCCACTGCGTTGAGGCGTATGTTTCCAATATCGAAGACAATTATGCCGATGTCTTAGCTAAGGGAGGTTTAGAAATTGTGTTCAATAACTTAGCTGAAGCTGTTAAAAACCCTACCAATATTAAAGCGCGTCAAAACATGCACGATGCATCTTTTATGGGTGGTTTGGCCTTTAACAATGCATGGTTGGGAATTGTACATTCTTTATCACACCAAGTGGGAGCACTATATGGAATTCCTCACGGGGCTTCAAATGCTATTTTCTTGCCAAATGTAATTCGTTATAATGCTAAGGTATCACAACGTTTTCCTGATCTAGCCAAGGTAATTGGAAAGGAAACTGCGGAAGATTTGGCTCAAGCTATCGAAGGATTGCGCAGTGAAGTTGATAACCAAGCTTCAATTAAAGAATTTGGAATTTCTCAAGAAGATTGGGATAAAAACTTGGATTATATAGCCAATAATGCCTTATTGGATCCATGTACAGGCTTTAACCCAAGAAAGCCCACTCTAGATGAGTTAAAAGATATTTACAATGCATGCTACAATGGTGAGGTGGTAAATTTCTAG
- the cydB gene encoding cytochrome d ubiquinol oxidase subunit II: MDTFLGIDYPTWWFLVVGGLFSGYAILDGFDFGAGAWHLFFKKELDRRVALNAVGPVWDGNEVWLVIGGGALFAGFPLMYATFFSSLYIPFMLFLVFIIFRAIAIEFRGKEHMKWWKTLWDTCYSISSIMLAFLLGVVLGNVLQGIQIGENYLYQGDGLLEFLNPYAIMTGLTTLSLFMAHGAIYLLLKTEGKMFEQLTKLLKKGMIFFMVCFGITTLYTLIYIPHLSDDFKSNPSLFVVPLMVFLSIANLPRLASKKRYKLAFFFSSLTIALSLVLVAIELYPNLLMSSIDDKYHIDIYNAASSTKSMQIMLTIVAIGTPLVLGYTLFVYRTFRGKVTLDETSY, translated from the coding sequence ATGGACACATTTTTAGGCATAGATTATCCCACTTGGTGGTTTTTGGTTGTAGGAGGTTTGTTTTCTGGCTACGCCATATTGGACGGTTTTGATTTTGGAGCTGGGGCTTGGCATCTCTTCTTCAAAAAAGAATTAGACCGAAGAGTGGCTCTTAACGCAGTTGGCCCTGTTTGGGATGGCAACGAGGTTTGGTTGGTCATTGGGGGTGGCGCCCTTTTTGCTGGCTTCCCATTAATGTACGCAACCTTTTTCTCGTCGCTGTACATCCCCTTTATGCTCTTTTTAGTGTTTATCATTTTTAGAGCTATTGCTATTGAATTTAGAGGAAAAGAACACATGAAATGGTGGAAAACCCTTTGGGATACCTGTTATAGCATTTCCAGCATTATGTTGGCTTTTTTATTGGGGGTGGTTCTTGGCAATGTGCTACAAGGCATTCAAATAGGAGAAAATTATCTTTATCAAGGAGATGGCCTTTTGGAATTTTTGAATCCCTATGCCATCATGACCGGACTTACAACCTTGTCATTGTTTATGGCCCATGGCGCGATTTATCTATTATTAAAAACGGAAGGCAAAATGTTTGAACAGCTCACTAAACTCCTTAAAAAAGGAATGATATTTTTTATGGTTTGTTTTGGCATTACAACTTTATACACCCTTATTTACATACCGCATCTTTCCGATGATTTTAAAAGTAATCCCAGTTTGTTCGTGGTACCTTTAATGGTGTTTTTAAGCATTGCCAATCTACCAAGGTTAGCCTCAAAAAAACGTTATAAACTCGCCTTCTTTTTTTCGTCGTTGACCATTGCACTGTCTTTGGTTTTGGTGGCCATTGAATTATATCCTAATTTGTTGATGTCCTCCATAGACGATAAATACCATATTGATATTTACAATGCGGCATCCTCTACCAAATCCATGCAAATTATGCTCACCATTGTAGCCATTGGAACTCCTTTGGTGTTGGGATACACCTTATTTGTCTATAGAACATTTAGAGGAAAAGTGACCTTGGATGAGACCAGTTATTAG
- a CDS encoding AraC family transcriptional regulator encodes MDIVNYTLKEYFDQKKSPCLSFNVFALDKEHEEDEQKWHRSDYFQVLLLQEGEVSQGIEHRNFDLLKHQISVVFPHQINALQMGDNAKGIVIQFDEVLFCSDLLKNELISYNNDLMHKLNHVALDEETFAKINHYGVQIFELFQSLSPIKKEQIRFYIKIMLLEIIEAAHQNYQGFRAPDELDYFARFKTLIEANFKSKRTVSYYKDQLQITSKKLNEICKNKTGQTALNIIHERILTEIKRLLIFSGKNHKEIAYELGFDSPSALNKFVYAKLKETPSELKQELSKIYKY; translated from the coding sequence ATGGATATAGTAAATTATACCCTTAAAGAATACTTTGACCAAAAGAAATCACCTTGTCTTTCCTTTAATGTATTTGCATTGGATAAGGAGCATGAGGAAGATGAACAGAAATGGCATAGAAGTGATTATTTTCAAGTCTTACTTTTACAGGAGGGAGAAGTTTCTCAAGGAATAGAACATAGAAATTTTGATCTTTTAAAGCATCAAATCTCAGTGGTTTTTCCGCACCAAATCAATGCTTTGCAAATGGGGGACAATGCCAAGGGGATTGTGATACAGTTTGATGAGGTGCTGTTTTGTTCCGATTTGCTGAAAAATGAATTGATATCTTATAATAATGACTTGATGCATAAGCTGAACCATGTGGCCCTTGATGAGGAAACGTTTGCAAAAATCAACCACTATGGGGTTCAAATTTTTGAACTGTTCCAGAGTTTGTCACCAATTAAAAAGGAACAAATCCGCTTTTATATCAAAATTATGCTCCTAGAGATTATTGAGGCAGCCCACCAAAACTATCAAGGTTTCCGAGCTCCGGACGAATTGGATTATTTTGCTCGTTTTAAAACATTAATCGAGGCTAATTTTAAGTCCAAGCGCACAGTGAGCTATTACAAGGACCAGCTGCAAATTACTTCTAAAAAGCTCAATGAAATCTGTAAAAACAAAACAGGGCAAACAGCTTTAAATATCATTCATGAGCGTATCCTTACCGAAATTAAGAGGCTGCTAATCTTTTCAGGAAAAAACCATAAGGAAATAGCTTACGAATTAGGGTTTGATTCGCCATCGGCACTCAATAAGTTTGTTTATGCTAAATTAAAGGAAACCCCAAGCGAACTAAAACAGGAGCTTTCCAAAATTTATAAGTATTAG
- a CDS encoding long-chain fatty acid--CoA ligase, producing the protein MTAITRLFDFPYYQLEQYNLEDALITKYDGKWEATSTKDYIDKANAISRALLKLGVQKNDKIAVISSTNRTEWNIMDIGVLQVGAQNIPIYPTISPEDYEYVLNHSEAIYCFVSDEEVLDKVNTIKHNTKVKKVYSFNRIKGCRHYSELLKLGEDESNQQEVEDRKKEVLPEDLATIIYTSGTTGKPKGVMLTHKNIVSNALDSVPRLPISGAGTRVLSFLPICHIFERLLIYVYQYMGASIYFAEGLDKIGDNAKEIKPHLMSVVPRLLEKVYDKIVHKAEELSPLKQKIFFWAVYIGEQWQPYNKNGGWYHFKLNIARKLVFSKWQEALGGELNTMVSGSAALQPRLIRLFCAAGMKVMEGYGLTETSPVVAVGKYADNMFKVGTVGIPIQNVEVKIAEDGEILIKGPNVMKGYYKDPEKTASVMTGDYFHTGDKGEIDDEGFLKITGRKKEMFKTSGGKYVIPTLLENELKQSRFIEQVMVIGEGQKMPAAFIQPNFEFIKEWIKYKGKKIDPTNEAIYTSKEVIDRIQQEVDKCNAKFGKWEQIKRFELTPDEWSIKGGHLTPTMKMRRNIIQDIYKDLYQKIYG; encoded by the coding sequence ATGACAGCAATTACAAGACTTTTTGATTTTCCATACTACCAATTGGAACAATACAACCTTGAAGATGCCCTGATTACCAAATACGATGGTAAATGGGAAGCAACCTCAACCAAGGATTATATAGATAAGGCTAATGCCATTAGTAGAGCATTACTTAAATTAGGCGTTCAAAAAAACGACAAGATTGCCGTTATTTCATCTACCAATAGAACGGAATGGAATATTATGGATATTGGTGTGCTTCAGGTAGGCGCACAAAATATCCCTATCTACCCTACCATTTCTCCCGAAGATTATGAATATGTACTTAATCATAGTGAAGCTATTTATTGTTTCGTATCGGATGAAGAAGTTTTGGACAAGGTCAATACCATAAAACACAATACCAAAGTAAAAAAAGTCTACTCCTTTAACCGCATTAAAGGATGCAGACATTACTCTGAGTTACTAAAACTAGGGGAAGACGAAAGCAACCAACAAGAAGTTGAAGACCGTAAAAAGGAGGTTTTGCCTGAAGATTTGGCGACCATTATTTACACCTCTGGAACAACAGGGAAACCCAAAGGAGTAATGTTAACCCACAAAAATATTGTAAGCAATGCATTGGATAGTGTTCCTAGACTTCCTATTTCTGGAGCAGGCACTAGAGTTCTAAGCTTTTTACCTATCTGTCATATTTTTGAACGTTTATTGATATACGTTTACCAATACATGGGTGCTTCGATTTATTTTGCTGAAGGTTTAGATAAGATTGGGGATAATGCCAAAGAGATAAAACCTCATTTAATGAGTGTGGTCCCTCGCTTATTGGAAAAAGTTTATGACAAAATAGTTCACAAAGCCGAAGAATTATCACCTTTAAAACAAAAGATATTTTTCTGGGCTGTATACATAGGCGAACAATGGCAACCCTATAATAAAAATGGAGGTTGGTATCATTTCAAATTAAACATTGCTCGAAAATTAGTTTTCAGTAAATGGCAAGAAGCACTGGGTGGTGAGTTAAACACTATGGTTTCTGGAAGTGCTGCACTGCAACCAAGACTTATCCGCTTATTTTGTGCTGCAGGCATGAAAGTGATGGAAGGTTATGGCCTAACAGAAACCTCTCCTGTGGTTGCTGTAGGCAAATATGCAGACAACATGTTTAAAGTGGGAACCGTTGGTATACCTATACAAAATGTGGAGGTTAAAATTGCCGAGGATGGTGAAATCCTTATTAAGGGCCCTAATGTTATGAAAGGATATTATAAGGACCCTGAAAAAACAGCATCGGTCATGACTGGCGATTACTTTCATACTGGTGATAAAGGAGAAATTGATGACGAAGGCTTCTTAAAAATTACTGGGAGGAAAAAAGAAATGTTTAAAACCTCTGGTGGAAAGTACGTTATTCCTACCCTATTAGAAAATGAGTTAAAACAATCCCGCTTTATTGAGCAGGTGATGGTCATTGGTGAAGGCCAAAAAATGCCAGCCGCTTTTATTCAACCTAATTTTGAATTCATCAAAGAATGGATTAAATATAAAGGTAAAAAAATAGACCCCACCAACGAAGCCATTTATACTTCTAAAGAAGTGATTGATAGAATTCAACAAGAAGTAGATAAATGTAATGCCAAATTTGGAAAATGGGAACAAATTAAACGTTTCGAACTTACTCCAGACGAATGGTCTATTAAAGGTGGGCATCTAACCCCTACCATGAAAATGAGACGAAACATCATCCAAGATATCTATAAGGATCTATACCAAAAAATTTATGGTTAA
- a CDS encoding mechanosensitive ion channel family protein, with amino-acid sequence MGLINDIKHWIGEHPNIASFLKFFLWLTIIFMLIGWARRFIKRNLPDTAVKYKSQKGIEILGYLFIAIITVSYFTGSIKDFGLTIGLLTAGVTITLQELILSIAGSFYIFFVQVYKPGDRIEIQGIKGDVIDIDSIYTTMMEIGEWVSSDNYSGRIVKLSNAFVFKGPVYNYSRDFPFVWDEFDLPIKYGSDVAIAKQLVTEVAQDLLSEYVEASKTNWQQVVDKYYIEDAQVNPTLAITLTDNWIQFNLRYIVDYKKRRSTKHLLQDNIGKRILGTQGKVTLASNTLEIVEIPTVHVKTKLK; translated from the coding sequence ATGGGACTAATAAATGACATCAAACACTGGATTGGAGAACACCCCAACATTGCTAGTTTCTTAAAGTTCTTTCTTTGGCTCACCATTATTTTTATGCTTATAGGGTGGGCTCGACGCTTCATTAAAAGAAACCTTCCTGATACTGCTGTAAAGTACAAATCGCAAAAAGGCATCGAAATTCTTGGCTACCTTTTTATTGCTATAATTACGGTCTCCTATTTTACCGGAAGTATTAAGGACTTTGGATTGACCATAGGACTTTTGACTGCTGGTGTTACCATTACCTTACAAGAACTTATCTTAAGTATTGCCGGATCCTTTTACATCTTTTTTGTGCAGGTTTACAAGCCAGGAGACCGCATTGAAATACAAGGAATAAAAGGCGACGTCATAGACATAGACAGTATTTATACCACTATGATGGAAATTGGCGAGTGGGTATCCAGCGACAACTATAGTGGGCGCATTGTAAAACTGAGCAATGCCTTTGTATTTAAAGGGCCTGTTTATAATTATTCAAGAGATTTTCCTTTTGTTTGGGATGAATTTGACCTTCCTATTAAATATGGGTCTGATGTGGCGATAGCGAAACAATTGGTAACTGAAGTGGCCCAAGACCTACTTTCGGAATATGTGGAAGCCTCTAAGACCAATTGGCAACAAGTGGTTGATAAATATTATATTGAAGATGCCCAAGTAAATCCAACCCTAGCCATTACACTAACCGACAACTGGATTCAATTTAATCTACGATATATTGTCGACTACAAGAAAAGACGGTCTACCAAACACCTCCTACAGGACAACATTGGCAAACGCATTCTCGGTACTCAAGGTAAGGTAACTTTAGCCTCAAACACCTTAGAGATTGTGGAAATTCCAACGGTTCATGTGAAAACCAAACTTAAATAA
- a CDS encoding T9SS type A sorting domain-containing protein has translation MKRFTLLCLAILCSTVSYSIYAQNQCDFKLVMMDSYGDGWNGNTIDVLVDGAVVLDNIQLYGNQGGGYSYAAYFSVTDGSNITTIWNGGGYWPGEVSYEIYDNNNTLLGSGDSAHQINIENSLCYVPLNASIGESCYTVYNGYDPQECVELSVNVEGGTGSYNVLWSTGETTQTITVCPSEETAYFVAVSDAYEVINETATVLVVDVACSNNANNGKVLICHIDEEGNYSTLCVSSNAVENHLAHGDSLGACDSITCDTPPACDITVVSPENGTVEASINQEISWTAASGIVGGYYISIGTTSGGNDVLDSYDVGNALNYDGGSFDYNTTYYVAVTPYNVNGSASGCMEYSFSTMENPCYRAIPIGCAETVMGSTVGAPINEGMYCDYNNLGQSGGVWYTFQTNDPNMKVTIDTDGSGYDTRLGLFKGSCDALECVDADNDSGAGLNSKINFDAEVGTLYYIYVTGDNSEGAYNLNVSCLDTSPVMVSCGTSVNNEYCYSDNDTTVFTYTSSEGLPLEIVVNAGYVENNWDEFIVLDSDGVTQLYNGYGNYGALAGLTFESTGDTISVMIQSDSSTSCSTRGYVSLNYNINCVIPCGYESVETYCYGNNENNQFSYTSTDGSPVHVAFMAGSIETNYDELRILDSDGTTVLFNSNNPYTSNLSDVSVESTGDTIIFDISSDVSVSCGSGSRSQWEYLVSWGCPNDQENVSRMVAPLVDETESMEDWTLFPNPTSNGQVTLNLANYVGQSMNVKVNDVRGKVTFEETIERLASPKLEIALDKIPSGMYFVTITNDGKTFTKKLIVK, from the coding sequence ATGAAAAGATTTACTTTGCTATGTCTAGCGATACTTTGCTCGACAGTTTCTTATTCAATTTATGCCCAAAATCAATGTGATTTTAAACTAGTAATGATGGATTCCTATGGTGATGGGTGGAATGGTAACACCATAGATGTTTTAGTTGATGGTGCTGTAGTTTTAGATAATATTCAACTTTACGGTAATCAAGGAGGCGGATATTCCTATGCCGCGTATTTTTCTGTAACTGATGGTTCCAATATTACTACGATCTGGAATGGTGGAGGATATTGGCCCGGAGAAGTATCCTATGAGATTTATGATAACAATAATACTTTGCTGGGCTCAGGTGATTCAGCACATCAAATAAATATTGAGAACTCTTTATGCTATGTGCCACTAAATGCCAGTATTGGGGAGTCTTGTTACACAGTCTATAACGGCTATGATCCTCAAGAATGTGTGGAGCTTTCCGTAAATGTAGAAGGAGGTACAGGTAGCTATAATGTACTATGGAGCACGGGAGAGACTACACAAACCATTACGGTTTGTCCTTCGGAAGAAACAGCATATTTCGTAGCGGTATCTGATGCGTATGAAGTCATAAATGAAACTGCCACGGTTTTGGTGGTGGATGTCGCTTGTAGTAATAATGCGAACAATGGTAAAGTGCTTATTTGCCATATAGATGAGGAAGGAAATTATTCTACGTTGTGTGTCTCTTCCAATGCTGTAGAGAATCATTTGGCCCATGGTGATTCACTTGGGGCGTGTGACAGTATCACCTGCGATACACCTCCGGCTTGCGATATTACTGTTGTATCACCTGAAAATGGAACAGTTGAGGCTTCCATAAATCAAGAAATTTCTTGGACGGCAGCCTCAGGAATAGTTGGTGGCTATTATATATCTATTGGAACAACTTCTGGGGGCAACGATGTTTTAGATAGCTATGATGTAGGGAATGCCTTAAATTATGATGGCGGTAGTTTTGATTATAACACGACCTATTATGTTGCGGTTACGCCTTATAATGTTAATGGTAGTGCTAGCGGTTGTATGGAATATAGTTTTTCAACCATGGAAAACCCATGCTATAGAGCGATACCGATAGGGTGTGCAGAAACTGTGATGGGAAGCACTGTGGGAGCTCCCATTAATGAAGGTATGTATTGTGATTATAACAATTTAGGGCAATCTGGAGGAGTTTGGTATACTTTTCAAACTAATGATCCCAACATGAAAGTAACGATAGATACCGATGGTTCTGGATATGATACACGTCTAGGATTATTTAAAGGTAGTTGTGATGCCTTAGAGTGTGTGGATGCCGACAATGATTCTGGAGCAGGCTTGAACTCTAAAATAAATTTTGATGCCGAAGTAGGCACCCTATATTACATTTATGTAACAGGCGATAATTCTGAAGGGGCATACAATCTTAACGTATCCTGTTTAGATACTTCACCTGTTATGGTATCCTGTGGGACTTCTGTAAATAATGAATACTGTTATTCCGACAACGATACCACAGTGTTTACTTATACTAGTTCAGAAGGACTTCCTTTGGAAATTGTTGTGAACGCCGGGTATGTAGAAAATAATTGGGATGAATTTATTGTTTTGGATTCCGATGGTGTTACCCAATTGTATAATGGTTATGGAAATTATGGGGCTTTGGCAGGGTTGACTTTTGAAAGTACGGGTGATACAATTTCTGTAATGATTCAATCAGACTCCAGTACAAGTTGTAGTACTCGAGGTTATGTGTCATTAAATTATAATATTAATTGTGTCATTCCTTGTGGCTATGAATCTGTAGAAACGTATTGTTATGGAAATAATGAGAACAACCAGTTCTCTTATACAAGTACTGATGGTTCACCAGTGCATGTAGCGTTTATGGCAGGAAGTATTGAAACCAACTATGATGAACTCAGGATTTTGGATTCCGATGGTACTACGGTTCTGTTCAATAGCAACAATCCTTATACTTCAAACCTTTCGGACGTAAGTGTTGAAAGTACGGGGGATACAATCATTTTCGATATTTCTTCAGATGTCAGCGTGTCTTGTGGAAGTGGATCTCGATCTCAATGGGAATACTTAGTGTCTTGGGGCTGTCCAAACGATCAGGAAAACGTATCGAGAATGGTGGCTCCTTTAGTTGATGAAACGGAATCTATGGAAGATTGGACACTGTTCCCTAATCCAACAAGTAACGGCCAGGTGACTTTAAATTTGGCTAATTATGTGGGGCAATCTATGAATGTAAAAGTAAATGATGTTAGGGGTAAAGTTACTTTTGAAGAAACCATAGAACGTTTAGCATCTCCCAAATTAGAGATAGCTCTAGATAAGATTCCTTCCGGAATGTATTTTGTTACAATAACTAATGATGGAAAAACCTTCACTAAAAAATTAATCGTTAAATAA
- a CDS encoding cytochrome ubiquinol oxidase subunit I, protein MDTEILARIQFAFTIAFHYIYPPLSIGLGLLLVIFEGLYIKTKQDEYHILAKFWTKIFALTFGIGVVTGIVMEFEFGTNWAVYSRYVGDIFGSALAAEGIFAFALESGFLGVLLFGWNRVKPWVHLVATIGVFFGSMFSAVWIVVANSWQQTPAGYHIVGEGMLARAEITDFWAMVFNPSSVDRLLHVWLGAFLAGSFLVLSVHAYYLIRRRYVRISRKAFKIALVVATVFSLGQLFTGHHSAEGVAQNQPAKLAALEGHFEASAPADLYIFGWVNKETQKVSGLKIPGGLSFLLDYDFKTPVTGLNAFPEDERPPQVNAVFQFYHIMVAIGMTLIALTLYACFLWWKGKLFRRRWLLWVFVFAVFLPQIANQVGWFAAEMGRQPWVVYGLLRTSQAFSQSVTDSQILFSLILFLVVYALLLVLFLYLLNKKIKHGPYDESETDDRPLTKDISQAITG, encoded by the coding sequence ATGGATACCGAAATACTCGCCAGAATCCAGTTTGCATTTACCATTGCCTTCCATTACATCTATCCTCCCCTTAGTATCGGTTTAGGATTGTTGCTTGTAATTTTTGAAGGACTTTACATCAAAACCAAACAAGACGAATACCATATCTTGGCTAAATTTTGGACCAAAATCTTTGCACTCACCTTCGGAATAGGCGTAGTAACCGGCATAGTCATGGAATTTGAATTCGGCACCAATTGGGCGGTCTATTCCAGATATGTAGGCGATATTTTTGGGAGTGCCTTGGCTGCCGAGGGTATTTTTGCCTTTGCCTTGGAAAGTGGTTTTTTGGGCGTCCTTCTTTTTGGTTGGAACCGCGTGAAGCCTTGGGTGCATTTGGTGGCTACCATTGGCGTGTTTTTTGGTTCCATGTTTTCCGCAGTTTGGATTGTGGTAGCCAATAGCTGGCAACAAACCCCTGCAGGATATCACATTGTTGGAGAAGGTATGCTGGCCCGGGCCGAAATAACAGATTTTTGGGCCATGGTATTCAACCCTTCCAGCGTGGATCGCTTGTTACATGTATGGTTGGGAGCCTTTTTGGCTGGTTCCTTTTTAGTGCTGAGCGTCCATGCTTATTATTTAATAAGACGTCGCTATGTGCGTATTTCCCGAAAAGCCTTTAAAATTGCCTTGGTGGTGGCTACGGTATTTTCTCTTGGGCAGTTATTTACGGGGCACCATTCTGCTGAAGGCGTTGCCCAAAATCAACCAGCAAAATTGGCCGCTTTGGAAGGGCATTTTGAAGCCTCGGCTCCGGCAGATCTCTATATTTTTGGATGGGTAAACAAAGAAACTCAAAAAGTAAGCGGACTAAAAATTCCCGGAGGACTTTCCTTTTTATTGGATTACGATTTTAAAACACCGGTAACTGGACTAAACGCATTTCCCGAAGATGAGCGCCCCCCTCAAGTAAATGCTGTGTTCCAGTTCTATCATATTATGGTAGCCATTGGTATGACCCTTATTGCCTTGACCCTTTATGCCTGCTTTTTATGGTGGAAAGGCAAACTTTTTAGACGTCGCTGGTTACTTTGGGTATTTGTGTTTGCAGTATTTCTGCCTCAAATAGCCAATCAAGTAGGGTGGTTTGCTGCAGAAATGGGGAGACAACCTTGGGTGGTTTATGGCTTGCTACGCACGTCCCAAGCCTTCTCTCAATCGGTTACTGACAGTCAAATTTTATTTTCATTGATCCTTTTCTTAGTGGTATATGCATTACTCCTAGTTCTGTTTCTATACCTTCTCAACAAGAAAATTAAACATGGTCCCTACGACGAATCCGAAACCGATGACCGTCCGTTGACCAAAGACATTTCACAAGCAATAACTGGTTAA